GCACCAGGTCTGTATCCTGGCCGGTCTTTTCCGTCAACGAGCGCCGTATGTCTCGCAATGTGCGATAATGCTCCGCATCCACGATACCGAAATTGCTCTCTACAATGACAGCAACATCCATATCTACGGATAGTTCGTTGTAGAGCCATGATCCATATATCCTAGCACTCGAGATGCAAGGTGCATTTTGCAGGACTTCTTGAACATTCTGAAGAATTAGTTCGCGTTCTTCATTCATTTTCATTACCTCCGTTTTGTGGTTGTAAATGTACTGCTTTGAGAAACCCGCTATGAATTTCTCACGGCGCTACCGTAACACAATTTCTCACTTGATACAAAAGACCCTGCGTTAAAAATCCGCCGTGCATTCCTCATTGAATCCTGCCGCCCGCGCGTCAGCGGAGGCGGGCAGCGGGGCGGGAGAGCGTACGATTTTGGTCAGAGCCACCACACGTTCCGCGCGGCACATTGTCAGCGATAGTATTGGTATAAAGCCAAAAAATTGCTAAAATGTAGTTAGCGGAACATCCACAGGTCAAAACTAGCTGCTTTTTTCTGAAAAACCATATAGAATTAAGTTATGGGCGTTGGCCGTCCGGCGCGCCAAGCCCAAAATTAAGCTAATTTTTATGAGCAATAAAACTTACAAAACTTTAGACCTGTTCGCCGGTATCGGAGGAATCCGAATGGGCTTTGAACGCGCCGGATTTGAAACAGTTTTTTCCAACGACTTTGACCCTTACTGCAAGCCAACCTACGATCTGAATTACAAAACGGCGCAGCTCGCTGTTGGCGACATTCAAAAGATAAAAAGTTCGTCTCTGCCTGCTTTTGATATTTTACTCGGCGGATTTCCTTGTCAGCCGTTTTCTGTTGCGGGTTACCGGCGCGGATTTCTTGATACAGGCAGAGGCGATTTATTTTTTGAAATTGTAAGGATTCTGCGGGACAAAAAGCCGTCCGCGTTTTTGCTTGAAAATGTAAAAAATCTAAAATCACACGACAAGGGCAAAACATTCAAAATTATTTCGGACGCGCTTGCCGACCTCGGCTATCATGTCAAAGTGAAAGTTCTAAACAGCATGGAATACGGGAATGTCCCGCAGAATCGCGAGCGTGTTTATATCGCCGGTTTCAAATCAAAAAAAGCGCATGATGTTTTTGAATTTCCGGAGCAAACACCGCTTACAAAAAGTATTTCCGATATTTTGGAGGAGTCGGTGGACAGTAAATATTACTACAACGACAGCACGCTTTATAAGCAACTCAAAGAAGCGATAAAATCACCGAATACAGTTTATCAATGGAGGCGAGCTTATGTGCGCGAGAATAAAAGCGGTGTTTGTCCGACACTTACCGCAAATATGGGAATGGGCGGACACAATGTTCCGCTTGTCAAAGATAAAAAAGGAATTCGGAAACTTACACCTCGGGAATGCGCGCGTTTGCAGGGCTTTCCCGAAAGTTATAAACTTCCGAAAGATTTGCCGGACACCAAGCTGTACAAACAGTTTGGTAATTCTGTCACGGTTTCCGTGGTAGAGAGGGTCGCAAGGCAGATGATGAAAGCCCTGCAAACAAACAATAATTATGTTTATAGAGAGCCAGTCAAAAGAACAACGAGAGTATTACGAACGGCTGCTTAAAGCGGTCGGTTCACTCTCAAAATTATTTTCCGAAGCGCCGGAGCCGTATATTGCATACCGCGCAGCGGAAAATTTGTTTTGCAAGGCGTTTGAAGCCGAAAACCTTTCGCGTTCGGATGCTTCCGCTGATGCCTCAAAGAATAAAGTCGGTTTCGGAATAAAAACATTTTTGCACAAGAACGGAAAGTCGTTTGAAAAAATTGCCGAATTCAACAGCGACCACTCGCTTTTTCGCGCACTCGGCACCGAAGAAAAAATCAGAAAAATTGCAGAGCTTAGAAATGAGCGCATAGAAACGACAAAGCGCATTTTCGGGCTTGAACAAATTATTTACCACTGTATAACGCGGCAGGTCGGAAAAATTCTTGTCTACGAAACTCCGGCTCCGCTAATTAAAATTGACGAAATAAAAGACCTGAAAGCGAACGGAAACACAATCCAGTTTTCCGACCCGTCCGCAGAGTATTCTTTCAATGTTGCAAAAAGCACCCTGTATAAGCGGTTTATTACGCCCGAAAATGTGCTTCTTGAAGTTCCGGTTAGAAT
This window of the Candidatus Ryanbacteria bacterium CG10_big_fil_rev_8_21_14_0_10_43_42 genome carries:
- a CDS encoding DNA (cytosine-5-)-methyltransferase, producing MSNKTYKTLDLFAGIGGIRMGFERAGFETVFSNDFDPYCKPTYDLNYKTAQLAVGDIQKIKSSSLPAFDILLGGFPCQPFSVAGYRRGFLDTGRGDLFFEIVRILRDKKPSAFLLENVKNLKSHDKGKTFKIISDALADLGYHVKVKVLNSMEYGNVPQNRERVYIAGFKSKKAHDVFEFPEQTPLTKSISDILEESVDSKYYYNDSTLYKQLKEAIKSPNTVYQWRRAYVRENKSGVCPTLTANMGMGGHNVPLVKDKKGIRKLTPRECARLQGFPESYKLPKDLPDTKLYKQFGNSVTVSVVERVARQMMKALQTNNNYVYREPVKRTTRVLRTAA
- a CDS encoding NgoFVII family restriction endonuclease; this encodes MFIESQSKEQREYYERLLKAVGSLSKLFSEAPEPYIAYRAAENLFCKAFEAENLSRSDASADASKNKVGFGIKTFLHKNGKSFEKIAEFNSDHSLFRALGTEEKIRKIAELRNERIETTKRIFGLEQIIYHCITRQVGKILVYETPAPLIKIDEIKDLKANGNTIQFSDPSAEYSFNVAKSTLYKRFITPENVLLEVPVRILEDPFDEIEKLITEAGLIFAPIKVQPHVFLPLYSTRGGDKKVPEKSGLNQWNASGRPRDPNEIYIPIPAWLHRKFPNFFPPRDQAFELTLPDRATMSAKVCQDNSKALMSNPNSALGKWLLRDVLNLSERELLTYDKLQAIGLDTVVIYKTDNHTYDIDFTRIGSYEKFLNENGESGEEEISDDEEE